The sequence below is a genomic window from Oreochromis niloticus isolate F11D_XX linkage group LG3, O_niloticus_UMD_NMBU, whole genome shotgun sequence.
ACCAGTCCTGTAAACCACTTGCAAAGAATTTTGGATCCACTTCCACCATCCAGAAAATCAACAGCTGCAAATCATAGCATGCTGGGGGGAAAGCAAAAAGAAGTCAACTAGTACTGCATTGCCAAAGGCACATATTCAGACTTCAGTGGCAAAAGCACCATTTTCCATTTTAATCCATCAACTAATACAACATGCATGTGTTTAGACAGATTTGAAAGAAACAACAAGGCATGTTCAGTCCAGCGGGAAGCTTAAAGAGCATTACAGTTTTCAAAGACCTGACACGGTGCTTTGACAACTTGGCAATCTTGTCAAATATTTGTCACGATAAGAATTTCCCCCCTACATTACACAAGTTAACATACAGATACTAATAACATATTAATGTAATAGTCTGATTCTGCAATGTATAAGCAGCTATAGTCAGCCAAGTCATAATGAAAGCAACAAACAACTCATGTTTTGATGAAACTGCAAACCCTCCTGGTCAATAATCACATAAGCTGTACATGCAGGAAGCAAAGGCTGATAAAGGAGCACAACATTCAGACAAATCCAAGACATAATGAAATGAACCACAATAACAGTGTGTATGCATAAATCAGGTGTCAGTGAACACTTAACGATCACAGATCTTTAGAAACACAGACAAATAACAATTTTTTCCCCAAATAAATCTGTAGATTTTAGCTAAATGTATATTACAGAATCAACACCATGGGCATTTCAGATTTCACACAGGTGGTTGgttgttacactctggaaatgtgAGTGTTATGGACCCTCTGTGTGTATGGGGGGGTTAAAATGATGCTaccttaaaatgaaactgaaaataatTAACACGAAAATGTTgtaatgaaaggaaaaaaaatgaaactgaaaacaagGTGAATTGAAACCGTAAATGTgggaattaaaatgtttttctatTATTAACTAAGTTTTGAAACCTACatctttgtggggttttttgcttacatcatttttttcctatttcagtTTGCTGGCAATGTTGCTGTAGGAATGAGTATTAcggccacattaagaaaaactATTATAGATAACATTGAAAATAAAGTTTCaattttgagattaaaatcGTAATTCAATTGAGAAAAAAGTCCAAATGTGGAGATTACAGTTGTTTCAAGACAAACTGCAACAGTTGCTATACCCTCTGAGTTAATGTAATTGTGCTTCAGAATCCATTTAGTCTCAATGCAGGAAATGATTTCTCTTttagcacataaacacagtgtgGTGATCAGCATCAGATCCTTAAAAAGATGGTGTGGAAAGCTGCATCTCATcaaatggaaaaacacacaaaatgaaatCGACGGTTACAGCCTGAAGAAGGAAGTaatgaagtacaaatactttgttactgtactaATGATGTCACGGTTCACTGAGGACTCACACGCAGGACTCTTCACTTTGAGGAGAAACAGTGGGGTTTATTACACCAGGTATATGTACAGACAGTGCAGGGAATTGTGGTATATACAAGTGTGACAGGGTCCAGGCTCCAAGAAATCCAAGGTGGGGAGGACAGGGAAAGCACTCACTTCTCTTCACTCACTCACTGCTCGCCATAGCCACTCTCCAATCATTCACAACTAAGGATCTGCTCCGGGAAAACAGGGACAGGTCCAGGGGACCTAAACACAGAGTGTACACATCAGAATGAAGGCACAGAAATAGCAAGAGTCTAATACTAAGAGACCTTTAGGAGACCTTCATTACTTTAGGTTTAACACCTTTGTGGGGAGTTATTATTTTGTCACTGCGAGCCTCAAATCAAACCGCTTTGAGGTTAAACAGTAACACATTAAATTCATTCCTGTTGGTGTATTAATCACCAGGAATATCACAGAAATAGAGATAAATGGAGATAAAAGTGGCAAAACTATGTGTCATAGTCAGGGCTTAAagtgtttcctttttcttgtttttggccCAACGACTGATTGTAAAGCTCACATGTAAGTCCTCATGTTTTCAAATCACATATTGGTtctgtacatgtgacattatgttttttcatattgtgaaatgtgctgctaaaaaaaacagaggCAGATTAACTGTGCTATTTAAAGgctgcaggttagtgcaggataaacaggttagtttgctgcactgtgatggatttaaagtaaagaacagtgtgtgactgcagcacagtggctgtggtttcaTGCTCAGAGTTtggttacatcaagtgtagcagagatgaatttTCAGTTAAGCTGATGATGCTTAGATTCATTCACTAaattccaccttcataccaGCTAAATAGTGTCTAATATAAAGACAACATGAACAGtttactgtcagtgtagagcaggggtgcccaatcccagtcctcgagagctaccgtcctacagcttttagatgcatccttggtcagacacacctgaatcaaatgaatggcttgttatcaggcctttgccaaacttggtGGCATACAGAAGAGGTAATCAGACCATTTGATTcggctgtgttggagtagggatgcatctaaaagctgcaggacagtagctcttgaggactgggattgggcacccctggtgtagaggatggaaatcagtTCAActaatgaaacatctgctgacatctggttgaattcacttgtgtaaatccacaaagagcagcaggtcagctgatcacagcctgcacactcagaaaatctactggagctcttAGCAGTAATTATTGTGAGTTATGATTCTTTTCCCTGCACTGAGATACAACTGATTTTAACCCTTCCATATTCACTTTTTTGTTTATAGGCAAACTCACCCTCTACAGGACCTGTACATCTCCAGGACACTGGGACGtgcagctgacccttctcaccctgcgcacagtctgtttgacctgctcccctcaggtaGTAAGacccataagaacagtttcttcccctctgctgttggactaATGAACAATAAACATAAGACTGTTCCCACCACATATTGTGTTCTCAGCATCTGTTCCATTTTTGCACTGGTCATCACCTGCATTCATATATCAATCTGCTTAGCACTTTTCTtattgttatttcttttctttttttttatttaggctTTTTTCTTACAGTATTTTTCACACTAAGTACTGCAGCAATTTCTTAATGTTGTAAATCTCCTCAACATCTGGCAACAAACCCCTTTTCTGATTTTTGATTCTGATTCTACAATGTAGGTAACCGAAAAtacagctttttaaaattttccttcttttcctctGTCCATGTTCCACTTACCTGATTCAAGCTGAGtactgttagagtgaattgttaaatgttgccaTTATTGTACTTGAATTTGTAAGCCTTGGTTCAAACTGTATGATCAAAGACATTCTTCTGTTTCTATCCTCCTCCCCGGCCTACATCTAGGTGGGGGAGGCAATGGGTTATAGTGTTTAACTGCAGACATCCTATGTAAGGTTCTGTCTTTTTCTACAGTATCTTATTCTAATTCTATTCCAGTGTTCtctaattttgctatataactttgtactgtccactttctgctgtaacaaaacaaatttcccacgtgtgggactaataaaggttatcttgtCTTATCTTGGGGGGGGGTTACAGTGGGTGTTTGTGAAACTGAGTGTCATTGAATAAAAGGCTGCAGGGTAGACTGGTTCTTTGGAGTCATCTGAGGTCGTGAACAGAAGTGCTGCAGTCCGGGCTTCCCTTGCTAGCAAGTAAAAACTGGTTGAGCTGTTTGTCTTGCTTTGTTCACGGGTGATAAGTCTTTGAACCAGCAGGCCTGCTAAGCGCAAACCCAACAAGTACCTTCATTAGAAATAAAATTTAGACTGAAATGAAGTTTGTATCCCCATTTCCTAATATTATTTTAGTATTACATTAATAGAGCACAAACTTCAGTGAGCTTTGCATAAAAATAGGTGGTACAATTGTTCTTCAAGGAGCTATTTTTGCATTCTTTAACTTTGAGCCTGaacttttatacttttacttgagaaaataagttgaatcagtacttccATTTTCACTGGAGTATTTTTGTAACACTAGTATCTGTACTTTTATTTAAGTACTTGATGTCTGTACTTTTGTCACCTCTGATTACTGCCTTGTGCAATAATGAGGTTGTCTGTTGTAACACAAGACGACTAATCAGTTTGTTTCACTAACTCATCTAAATTATGCATTTTTTCAGAGTTAATAGCAAATGTGGTGGTTTGTTTTGAAACAACAACTGGAATCTCCACATTTTGACTCTCTTCTCTCAAACTGACTTTCAattttattctcaaaatgatcaacaatatttttttctcaatgTGGCCATAACACCCCACTGTAGCTGTTGTGATTtctctgtataaataaaattgcattTAAAGTGCAATTATAACACCACCTACCCCTTTCTTAGTGTATCCTATTAAGGGCAGCTGTCTCCATTTTTGTCCACCCTGCTCTCTCTTAATTTTGTAAGTTTGGTTCCTAGTTTTATTTGTCCTGTGTAGTTAAACTAGTTGTGTCTTCTTACCCTGTTTCTACTCTCCCTGATTACCTCTTACATATCATTATAGACTTGTCTGTCTGCATCCCTGTGTATTTTGGAGCTTGCTATGTAGCAATCTGGACATTGTTTTTCCAACATGGTTTTGGCCTTATGTTTTTGGACGTTTGGCAGCCaagtttgctttgtgtttttcactcTGCTTCGCTGGATCTTTGCATGTGGTTTGTTATCAGCTACAGCAAACGTCATGACACCCTGGAATCATGTCATCGACTCTAACAGAAATCCTCAGAAGAATTTACCACAGGAAAGATTACTTGATTTTAAATATGCTCTACTGAATAAAGAAGGGGTGGACACATTCTGTTTTCTCAAACCACTCAATGGACTCCTCCCTCTTTCACCTTAAACACAGCAGATCCAGTTTGTCCACATGTTCTAGGAAGACTTTCAGTTGTATTTAACACTTTCATCTCTCTCTTCTTGCTTCTCTTAAACACAGCACCTCCTCTCTCACCACGTGTTTCCTCATTCCCTCCCCTTCAGATCTGCAGTTTGAAGATGGGTGTAACCAACATGTGGTGACGTGTAAGAGCTGACAGGCTCCATTCACACCAGAAACATGTTGTTGGGATCAGAGCTCAGACTAGTTTCAGTATTAAGGAAGATAAACTCACACAGTCACTGACACTGAGAGGAGAAATGGCACAGAAAGGAGTTCAGCTGGACCGAGAAACCTTCTCTTGTTCCatctgtttggatctactgaaggatccggtgactacaacctgtggacacagctactgcaggAACTGTATTAAAGCACACTTTGATGAAGAGGACAGGAAgggaatccacagctgccctcagtgcaggAAAACTTTTATACCGAGGCCTGtcctggagaaaaacaccatgttagcagctttagtggagcagctgaagaagactggactccaagctgctccagctgatcactgctatgctggacctgaagatgtggcctgtgatgtctgcactgggaGGAAGCTGAAAGCCATCAAGTCCTGTTTATTCTGTCTGGcctcttactgtgagaaacacctcCAACCTCACTATGATGCAGCtccatttaagaaacacaagctggtggccccctccaagaagctccaggagaacatctgctctcgtcatgatgaggtgatgaagattttctgtcgtactgatcagcagaatatctgttatctctgcacagtggatgaacataaaggccatgaaacagtcccagctgcagcagaaaggactgagaagcagaaggagcTCGAGGTGAGACGactaaacatccagcagagaatccaggagcaagagaaagatgtgaagctgcttcaacaggaggtggaggccatcaatgGCTCTGCCAATAAAGCAGTGGAGGACAGTGAGAAGatgttcactgagctgatccgtctcatccagaaaagaagctctgatgtgaagcagcaggtcagatcccagcaggaaactgaagtgagtcgagtcaaagagcttcaggagaagctggagcaggagatcgctgagctgaagaggaaagacggcgagctggagcagctctcacacacagaggatcacaaccagtttctacacaactacccctcactgtcagcactcagtgagtctacacactcatccagcatcaatattcgtcctctgagctactttgaggatgtgacagcagctgtgtcagagaccagagataaactacaggacattctgagagaggaatggacaaacatctcactgacagtcactgaagtggatgttttactgtcaccaccagagccaaagaccagagctggattcttaaaatattcatgtgaaatcacactggatccaaacacagcacacacacgtCTGTTATTATCTGAGGGGAACAGAAAAGTAACATTGATGAAACAAGAACAGTCTTATTCTGATCATCCTGACAGATTCACTGGATGGTGTCAGGTCCTGAGTAGAGAGAATCTGACTggacgttgttactgggaggtggagtggagaggggGAGCAGTCTGTGTAGCAGTTGCATATAAAAATATCAGTAGAGCATTGTATTCAGATGAATGTGTTTTTGGAGGAAATGTTGAATCTTGGGCATTACGTTGTGATAAAAACAGTTATGATTTTTCCTTCAACAAAGTCCAAACTCCAGTTTCAGGTCCTCGgtcctccagagtaggagtgtacctggatcacagagcaggtattctgtctttctacagcgtctctgaaaccatgactctcctccacagagtccagaccacatgcactcagccgctctatgctggacttCGGCTTTCAAATTACGGAGCCACTGCAGAGTTGATTAAACTGAGATAGTCAGAAGTCATTAAGAAACAgttgtttaaaatgtgttttagtttCCACTTTATTTGGTCTTCATCATCATTGCTGAGAGCTCTgttctttttcatctctgcacAGAGATCATCTGTTGCATTTTATTGGTGCAACTTTGATATTATACattcattatttgtttttttagttaatAACTGACTTTGAGTGATGTGTCTTCCTCATTCTGAGGAACCATGTGGCTATTACTACTcttgtttaataaatgtaaacTTCTCTGTGCTCAAGATTTTACTGGAAtatttgtttatgtgttttgATGTGGTTTTTCTCCCACTGCATGGGCCTTTCCTTTATGCTAGAGACTGATGAAATTGTTCTTTGTAAacagacatttgtttttattcgAATGGCTTTAAGCTTTAATCATCATAAAATGGTAAAATAGTCATTGAGAACATCACTCATTGTttgatgattttttaaaaacatataataataataataataataaattttattcATAAGCGCCTTTCAAgtcacccaaggacactttacaaTAGGAAGACACATAGTAAAACAATAgcaaaataagaacaataaaacaaagcacaagataaaattaacaaacaatggattcacagtgaatatgcagatttgaacagatgagttttgagttgggatTTAAACTGGGGGAGAGAACCAGTGTTTCTTATTTCTGGGGGTAGGCAGTtccacagcctgggagcagagcagctgaaagctctgcttcccatggtgGTGAGGCGGAAGGAAGGTACAGCAAGCTGGATAGAAGAGGAAGATCGAAGTGAACGGGCAGAACAGGTAGTGGTTAACAGGTCAGAAAGGTAAGGAGGAGCGAGGTTATGAATGgccttgaaggtgagcagaagaagtTTGAATATTATCCGGGAtttcacagggagccagtgaagttcctgaagaacaggggtgatgtgctggtaggagggggttctggtgataatgcaagcagcagagttctgaaccaGTTGAAGCTTATGGAGGGATTTTTGGGGGAGACCATGCAGAAGAGAGTTGCAATAGTCAATACAGGATGTAACAAGACTGTGGACAAGAATGGACGTAGACTGGGTGGAAAGAGAAGGAAGTAATCTGTTAATATTGCGTAGATGGAAGTAGGCAGAACGGGTGAGATTATTGATGTGAGATTTGTAGGAAAGTGAACTGTCTAGGATGACACCAAGGCTCTTAACCTGAGGAGAAGGGAAAACTGTGGAGTTATCGATGGTGAGTGAGAAATGGTTCGCCTTCAAAAGGTTGGATTTGGTGCCAATAAGGAGGATCTCAGTTTTATCCTCATTGAGCTTTAAAAAATTAGAGGTAAACCAGGATTTTAGCTCGGATAGACATTCTGAAAGGGAGGAAGGTGGGAGAGAGGAGTCAGGTCAGCAAGAGAGGtataactgggtgtcatcagcaaaacagtaaaactgGAGATCAAATTTGCGGAAAATGGTACCTAGAGGGAGGATGTATATTATGAAGAGAAGAGGGCCTAAGACTGAGCCTTGGGGTACACCAGAGGTGACGGGGAATAGACGAGAGCGGAATGATCTTATTTGAATAAACTGGGAACGGTCGAGGAGATATGATTGAAACCAGGCGAGGGGTGTGTCAGAGATGCCGAGAGAGGAAAGTCTGCTTAGAAGTACAGAGTGAGAAATGGTGTCGAAGGCTGAGCTCAGATCTAAAAGGACGAGAATGGTGAGAAGACCAGAGTCAGCTCCGATTAGAAGATCATTAGTGACTTTAAGTAGAgcagtttctgtactgtgacatgagcgaaaaccagattgaaatctctcgtaaatattattattacccAGGTGTAAATGAAGTTGAGCTGCAACCACTTTTTCGAGTATTTTAGAAATGAAGGGTAGATTGGAAATCGGACGGAGGTTGTTAAAGTTGTTGGGATCTAAAGAAGGTTTTTTCAGTATAGGAGTGACTAGAGCAGTCTTGAATAAGGAGGAAACGATACCAGTGGTGAGAGAAGAGTGAATGATGGCAGAGATGAGTGGGAGTAAAGAAGAGAGGCAGGATTTTACAAGCCCCGTGGGCATGGGGTCAAGATGACATGTGGCAGGCTTTGATTTACATATGAACTCAGAAATATCAGATAAATCAGGAAGATGAAAAGTGGAAAATGGCTCCAAAAGGAGAAAAGGTTCTGGAGAGAGGGTAGACACAACATTTGATCTGAGTTGCTGGTGGATGTTATTGATTTTCGTAGTCCAGAACAGCATCAAGGAGTTGCAGGTTTCAGAGGAATAGAAGTGTGGTGGTAAAGCGTTGGGGGGTTGAATTAGTttgttaaaaactaaaaacagagTCCTTGCATTACCCTCATAAGAGTTGATAATACCAGAGTAGAAGCTTTGTTTGGCCTTGCTGATAGAGTCTTTATACTGAAGTAAATGGTATTTATAGATTTCAGAATCAACAGTTAAACCAGATTTCTTATATTTACGCTCTAGCTGCCGAGCTTTGGCCTTCAAAGCTCGGAGGTCAGAGGTAAACCAGGGAGCAGAGCGAGCGAAGGAAACAGTGTGGGTTTTTACAGGAGCCAGAGAATCAAGGACAGTGCGTAGACaattattataatataacaACAAATCATCAGGAGTAGAATAGAAGTCTGGAATCTGAACATTGTCCAATCTGGTAGTGAGAATGTCCATATCAATGTTCTCGATGTTGCGGAACGAGATGAGACGGGTTGGCTTGGtagaagagcagcagagagTGAGGTTAAATGAAAGGAGGAAGTGGTCAGTTATGGGGATTTCAGTAGCAGAAAGATTCGAGGGAGTAAGACCAGAACAGCAGACCAAGTCCAGGGTGTATCCTTTAGAGTGAGTGGGAAAGTCGATAAATTGTTTAAATTCAGAGCCTtccaaacaggaagaaaagtcTCTGGTGAGCAGAAGGTCATTATTGTCCATGTGAATATTGAAATCTCCCACCAAGATCACATTTGGGGAGAGAGATGAAAGATGGGTTAGTAGATTatcaaagtcactgaggaagACAGGGTTAGGTTTGGGGGGGGCGGTATACAGTAGCTATGATGGTGGGAATGGGTCCAGTCAGTTCACATGCAAGGACCTCTAGAGAACTAAAGGTACCAACATTAACTGGCAGGACTTTCAAGTGCTGGCGAAGGAAGATCGCGAGACCACCCCCACGACCTGAGCAGTGGGATTTAGAAAAGTAAACAAACCCCGGAGGAGTAGATTCATTTAGCTGAGAAAAGTCATCAGGCTGTTGCCAGGTTTCAGTTAAGCAAAAAAAGTCAAACTTACGGTCAGATAGGAGATCTTGGATGAGAGGTCCCTTATTTGTCAATGAACGAGTATTTAGAAGACCGAAGTggagtattttcttttttgctaatCGCGGTGGGCGCCCTGGGCA
It includes:
- the LOC100701769 gene encoding tripartite motif-containing protein 16, with translation MAQKGVQLDRETFSCSICLDLLKDPVTTTCGHSYCRNCIKAHFDEEDRKGIHSCPQCRKTFIPRPVLEKNTMLAALVEQLKKTGLQAAPADHCYAGPEDVACDVCTGRKLKAIKSCLFCLASYCEKHLQPHYDAAPFKKHKLVAPSKKLQENICSRHDEVMKIFCRTDQQNICYLCTVDEHKGHETVPAAAERTEKQKELEVRRLNIQQRIQEQEKDVKLLQQEVEAINGSANKAVEDSEKMFTELIRLIQKRSSDVKQQVRSQQETEVSRVKELQEKLEQEIAELKRKDGELEQLSHTEDHNQFLHNYPSLSALSESTHSSSINIRPLSYFEDVTAAVSETRDKLQDILREEWTNISLTVTEVDVLLSPPEPKTRAGFLKYSCEITLDPNTAHTRLLLSEGNRKVTLMKQEQSYSDHPDRFTGWCQVLSRENLTGRCYWEVEWRGGAVCVAVAYKNISRALYSDECVFGGNVESWALRCDKNSYDFSFNKVQTPVSGPRSSRVGVYLDHRAGILSFYSVSETMTLLHRVQTTCTQPLYAGLRLSNYGATAELIKLR